TTCGATCGATACCGATCTTGCCCCACCCGCGTCAGACCCGGTGCTCGCCGAGGAAGCGATGGGGGAATTGGAACTGATCGAAGCAGAAATCGGCACGCCGGATGATGCTCCCCGAGAAGACAACTGAGCCCCGTCCGTCCAAATCAGCCGAAGAGCGTTAGCTCCGGTTGCCTCATCTTCCAGCCCAAATCAGCCGAAGAGCGTTAGCTCCGGTTGCCTGCCCCCGCAATCCGTTCATCACGTTTGCCGGTCAGAATACAAATTCCAATGCATCGCCGAGAAGCTTCGGCTACACTTAGGGGTCAGAATTTTAGACAAATAGTCTCGTTTCGAGCGTCTGTTATTGTCTACACCGACCTCGACCAATTTTATGAAGAAAATCGCTAGCTACGGCCTGATCGTAACTGTCCTCGCGATCACCGGCATCGCCGTTCTCAAAATGCCCGGTATCCTCAACGGCGCCGACTCTTCCAATGATGCTCAGGCAACGTACGTCGTTCAGCGGCGAACGATTGAAGATCGGGTCGTCGAACGCGGCACGATCGAAAGCCAAAAAACCGTTTACGGTAAATGCGAAATCCCAGGTCGAAACAAAATCACGTTCATCGTCCCCGAAGGCTCACGCGTCAAAAAGGGTGACAAAGTTGCGGAGTTTGAAACGACCGAAATCGACAAAGACATCAAAGAAAAAGAAGTCGAGATCAACGAGGCAAAGGGAAAACACGCCGAAGCCGTTCAGTCACTGTCGATCAAAGAAGATGAAAACGCGACCAACATCGCGGCGGCGAAACTGGCATTCGACATCGCAGAAATCGATCTAAAAAAGTATCGCCTCGGTGATTTTGAATCGGAAAAGGCAGACCTGAATCGAGCGATCAAAGAAGCCGAAGCGGAACTCGAAAAGGTACGTGACGAAAAAAACAACATCAAAATCCTCGTCAAAAAGGGTTACCGCACGCCGCAACAATTGCTTGAGTACCAACTTCGTGAACAAAATTTCCAATTCCAGGTCGAACGTGACAAACAGAAGTACAAAGTTCTCGTCACCTATGACCGGGACAAGAAGCTGATCGAATTTGGCGGCAAAGTCGAAGAAACCAAACTAAAACTCGAGCGTGCCAAGAAGACCGCCAAAGCGGAAACACTCAAAGCTCAAGCGGCGATCGACAACGCCGCGTCGGCGGTCAGCATCCTCGAACAACAACTCGAAGAACTGCAGCGACTGCGAAAAAAATGCACGCTTCTTGCCGAACAGGACGGCACAGTGGCGTACGCCAATGAACGATGGTACGACGCATCGGAACGAATTCGCGAAGGCACCGAAGTTTACTCAGGCCGCAACGTTTACTTTCTGCCGGACATGAGTCGGATGCAAGTCAAGGCGAACGTCCACGAATCGGTCGTCGATAAGATCAAAGTTGACCAGACGGCCGACATTCGACTCGACGCCTTCTCCGACCGAAAACTGGCCGGCCGCGTCACCAAAGTCGCCGGGATGGCGGCGAGCAGCTATTCCAGCGTCCAGAATTACGAAACGATCATCGTGATCGATCAGTTACCCGATGAGTTGGATATTAAGCCGGGGATGACGGCCGAAGTTAACATCCTGGTCGGGACCTACGAAGACGTCATCACCGTCCCAGTTGGTGCCGTCACGGAGCACTTTGAACAGTCCTATGTGTATGTCCGCGATGGTGGTTCGATCAGCCGTCGATCGATCGAAACCGGACGCAGCACACACTCGTTTGTCGAGGTCCTCGAGGGGCTTCGCGAAGGTGAAACGGTCACATTGGACGCCTACCAACGTGGGATCGATGACTTTGCCGATGCCGAACAAGAAGCCGGCGCCGGAGGGGCCGCGCCGTCGGGGGCGCCGCAAGCGTGATGGGATCAAGCTTTCTTCGTTATCAAGCCATCTTTCACACCTCCGTCCGAGGTGTGTTGATGCACAAACTGCGTTCACTACTGACCGTCTTAGGGTTGGTCTTCGGCGTCGCCAGTGTGATCGTCATGCTGGCCGTTGCCGAAGGCGCTAGTCGACAAGCTCAAGCACAAATCGAAGCGTTAGGTGTCAGCAATGTGATCTTACGCAGTAAAGAACCAAGCAGCAGCGAATCGGAAATCAACTTTCGATCGTTCGAGCAAGATTTTGGACTGACGTACGATGATTTGCGGCGGATCGAAGAGACGATCGACTCGGCGACGTCGGTGACACCGCTGCGTGAATTTCGGCAGGAAGCTCGCTACGCCGACCAAACCGTCGACGCGCGGATTGTCGGTGTCTATCCCAGTTATTTCGAAGCGAGCAAGATTGAGATTGTCTTGGGACGACCGATCGAACCGGCCGACCTGAAGCAACGCGCAAACGTCTGTGTTGTCGGGGAAGACATCGCCAGAAATGTATTCCGAGGCAAGTCACCCTTGGGTAAATCCATTCAAGTCGACAACACCCACTTCTTTCGGATCATCGGCGTCCAAGGTTACAAAACACCGTCCGCGGGTATCGGTTCGAGCATGTCGGCCTCGGATTTAAACAGCGACATCGTGATTCCGCTCACGACCGATCGAAGCCGGATCGGCGATGTGATCACCCGGCGCCAACAAGGCAGCTTTTCCAGGCAACGACTCGAACTCAGCCAGATCACCGTCGGCGTTGTCGATCGCCATCAAGTCAAAACGACCGCCGCAGCCTTGGAAGGGTTATTGGCAAAATATCACCCTCGTGAAGACTACGCGATCACGATTCCACTCGACCTGCTCGAACAAGCTCAAGCGACACAGCGGATTTTCAACTTTGTACTCGGTGCAACTGCGGCAATCTCACTTTTGGTCGGTGGGATTGGCATCATGAACATCATGCTCGCCAACGTCAGTGAACGGACCCGTGAAATCGGCATCCGCCGGTCACTCGGTGCCAAACAGCGCGACATCATT
The window above is part of the Roseiconus lacunae genome. Proteins encoded here:
- a CDS encoding efflux RND transporter periplasmic adaptor subunit — protein: MKKIASYGLIVTVLAITGIAVLKMPGILNGADSSNDAQATYVVQRRTIEDRVVERGTIESQKTVYGKCEIPGRNKITFIVPEGSRVKKGDKVAEFETTEIDKDIKEKEVEINEAKGKHAEAVQSLSIKEDENATNIAAAKLAFDIAEIDLKKYRLGDFESEKADLNRAIKEAEAELEKVRDEKNNIKILVKKGYRTPQQLLEYQLREQNFQFQVERDKQKYKVLVTYDRDKKLIEFGGKVEETKLKLERAKKTAKAETLKAQAAIDNAASAVSILEQQLEELQRLRKKCTLLAEQDGTVAYANERWYDASERIREGTEVYSGRNVYFLPDMSRMQVKANVHESVVDKIKVDQTADIRLDAFSDRKLAGRVTKVAGMAASSYSSVQNYETIIVIDQLPDELDIKPGMTAEVNILVGTYEDVITVPVGAVTEHFEQSYVYVRDGGSISRRSIETGRSTHSFVEVLEGLREGETVTLDAYQRGIDDFADAEQEAGAGGAAPSGAPQA
- a CDS encoding ABC transporter permease, with amino-acid sequence MHKLRSLLTVLGLVFGVASVIVMLAVAEGASRQAQAQIEALGVSNVILRSKEPSSSESEINFRSFEQDFGLTYDDLRRIEETIDSATSVTPLREFRQEARYADQTVDARIVGVYPSYFEASKIEIVLGRPIEPADLKQRANVCVVGEDIARNVFRGKSPLGKSIQVDNTHFFRIIGVQGYKTPSAGIGSSMSASDLNSDIVIPLTTDRSRIGDVITRRQQGSFSRQRLELSQITVGVVDRHQVKTTAAALEGLLAKYHPREDYAITIPLDLLEQAQATQRIFNFVLGATAAISLLVGGIGIMNIMLANVSERTREIGIRRSLGAKQRDIIFQFVIETASLSLFGTLIGVIVGLAAPSLVSYLSGMETMVTPWSVAIASLVSLSVGIVFGIYPARQAARMDPIEALRRM